One window from the genome of Asterias rubens chromosome 11, eAstRub1.3, whole genome shotgun sequence encodes:
- the LOC117296687 gene encoding decaprenyl-diphosphate synthase subunit 2-like — MSLLCGNLHRYCSYQKMSWNLRQITATAYQRTKSSTSRRNSANTICSTNQKNEQLKNPSVWKVELSEPTPAYLPLTNTHLTRCSRIQGDSSSSRERSLNPKLNESKTLRSHSWTRFEGRHASDVLNIHSLPPRNHSSNIGSSSQMKAGLQFFGSSLNHVSVIPSRGISLFGLPERSAWSLAIAEAEKIVGYPTSFIGLRCLLSDELSNVAMHVRKLVGTKHPLVKTAKNFVYDGKHNIQTRGLIVLLISKAAGPSPRDTSKQSMVRGIYPSQRTLAEIAEMIHTAFLVHKGIVDIKDLIPTDGPRSVMEFGNKIAVLSGDFLLASACSGLAQLRNTHVVDLVSQSISDLTQATFMSFSEELGSKGSGQLLPNVGIADWAKYVYLSSGSLIAKSCRAALELAGHGEEMQKCAFEFGKNIALAQQLNQELLTFTSFDGSDASFSLTSAPVLLHLESSKNRDRFRNQTTVDIKKLHRDIQSGSAITKSKELCRTYGESARVAISVFPESDAKNTLEQMVNAVTL; from the exons ATGTCGCTGCTTTGTGGTAATTTACATCGGTACTGCTCTTATCAAAAGATGTCATGGAATCTACGTCAGATAACGGCAACTGCTTATCAGAGAACTAAGTCTTCAACTTCAAGAAGGAACTCTGCCAATACAATTTGTTCAACCAATCAGAAAAATGAACAATTGAAAAATCCTAGTGTGTGGAAAGTTGAATTGAGTGAACCCACTCCTGCATATCTACCACTCACAAACACTCACTTGACAAGATGCTCAAGGATTCAGGGTGACTCGTCGAGTTCTCGTGAGCGATCTTTAAATCCAAAACTGaatgaaagtaaaacattgagATCTCACTCCTGGACTCGATTTGAGGGAAGACACGCGAGCGATGTTTTAAACATTCATTCGCTTCCACCACGCAATCACAGTTCCAACATTGGCTCATCATCTCAGATGAAAGCAGGTCTTCAGTTTTTCGGATCGTCCCTCAACCATGTGAGCGTAATTCCATCGCGTGGGATCAGTCTGTTCGGTTTACCGGAGAGGTCTGCTTGGTCACTCGCCATTGCGGAAGCGGAGAAGATTGTGGGATACCCAACGTCGTTCATCGGTCTCCGTTGCTTACTGAGCGATGAGTTGTCAAACGTTGCCATGCATGTCCGTAAACTTGTTGGCACGAAGCACCCACTTGTTAAAACAGCAAA AAACTTTGTGTACGATGGCAAGCACAACATTCAGACTAGAGGCTTGATCGTCTTGTTGATCTCCAAGGCTGCTGGTCCGTCTCCCAGGGATACGAGTAAACAAAGTATGGTCAGAGGAATATACCCCAG TCAGCGGACACTTGCTGAAATCGCCGAGATGATCCACACAGCTTTCTTGGTCCACAAAGGCATCGTGGACATCAAAGATCTTATTCCAACGGACGGCCCTCGTAGCGTCATGGAATTCGGCAACAAGATCGCTGTCCTGAGCGGGGACTTCCTCCTCGCCAGTGCATGCAGCGGTTTGGCGCAGCTCCGCAACACTCACGTCGTTGATCTCGTCTCTCAGTCAATCTCTGACCTCACCCAGGCTACCTTTATGAGTTTCTCCGAGGAGCTTGGATCAAAGGGGAGCGGTCAGCTCCTCCCGAATGTCGGGATCGCGGACTGGGCAAAGTATGTTTATTTGTCGTCGGGGAGTCTGATTGCTAAGAGCTGCCGAGCGGCGCTGGAGCTGGCTGGACATGGAGAGGAAATGCAGAAATGTGCTTTTGAGTTTGGGAAGAATATCGCACTTGCACAACAG CTTAACCAAGAATTGCTGACCTTCACATCATTTGACGGCAGTGACGCTTCATTTAGTCTGACCTCCGCCCCTGTGTTGTTACATCTAGAAAGCAGCAAAAACCGAGACAGGTTCAGGAACCAGACCACAGTCGATATCAAAAAG CTTCATCGAGATATTCAAAGCGGGTCAGCAATAACAAAATCTAAGGAGTTGTGTCGAACGTACGGAGAATCTGCGCGGGTAGCGATTAGTGTTTTCCCAGAATCAGACGCCAAAAACACACTGGAGCAAATGGTGAATGCTGTCACGTTATGA
- the LOC117296686 gene encoding quinone oxidoreductase PIG3-like isoform X1, protein MIDQGQDIFIFLLLLTAASILRLVSSDTDDFDTLQETMATMKAPQFDECGGPEKLYIGDVARPEPGDDEILVKVFSSAINRADTLQLAGSYKSPPGANPILGLEAAGEVVRLGAGCSQWKLGDRVALLAPGGGNAEYVVVNEGHVMPIPSHVTMEEAGGLPEVWLTAYQLLHFVGHVKQGDRVLIHGGGSGVGTAAVQLVCLAGAEPIVTAGTKEKLDMAKSLGAVAGFNYKEVDFAEKVLEFTESKGVNLILDCVGGSHWEKNLRTIATEGTWVVYGLLGGASVEGAILGGLLRKRATIVGTTLRPRSIQYKTDLVSAFTENALPYFGTKLKTITDRVFSLDEIADAYRHMLANKNIGKILLRVHQEKPSTDHSEL, encoded by the exons ATGATTGATCAAGGGCAAGACATCTTCATTTTTCTTCTCCTCTTGACTGCAGCAAGCATTCTGCGTCTGGTTTCTTCAGATACTGATGATTTTGACACCCTTCAG GAAACCATGGCAACCATGAAAGCGCCGCAGTTTGACGAATGCGGTGGACCTGAGAAACTGTACATTGGTGACGTGGCTCGCCCAGAACCTGGCGATGACGAGATTTTGGTCAAAGTTTTCTCCTCAGCCATCAATCGTGCTGATACACTTCAG CTGGCTGGATCTTACAAGTCGCCCCCAGGAGCAAATCCCATCTTGGGTCTTGAGGCTGCTGGAGAAGTGGTCAGACTGGGTGCTGGCTGCTCCCAGTGGAAACTAG GTGACCGCGTGGCTCTTCTTGCACCAGGAGGAGGTAATGCAGAATATGTTGTCGTTAACGAAGGTCATGTGATGCCTATCCCGAGTCATGTGACTATGGAGGAGGCAGGTGGTCTCCCAGAGGTCTGGCTCACTGCTTACCAACTTCTTCATTTTGTGG GTCATGTCAAACAAGGGGATAGAGTGTTGATTCATGGTGGGGGAAGTGGAGTCGGAACTGCAGCTGTTCAGCTGGTCTGCTTAGCGGGAGCTGAACCCATCGTAACGGCAGGAACTAAAGAGAAGTTGGACATGGCCAAAAGTCTTGGGGCTGTCGCTGGCTTCAACTACAAGGAGGTGGACTTTGCTGAGAAAGTCTTAGAATTCACTGAGA GCAAAGGTGTAAACCTGATTCTGGACTGTGTCGGCGGAAGTCACTGGGAGAAAAACTTGCGCACAATAGCGACGGAGGGAACATGGGTGGTGTATGGGCTACTTGGAGGAGCAtcagtagagggcgctattcttGGTGGTTTACTCCGGAAGAGGGCGACGATTGTAGGGACAACGCTCAGGCCTAGAAGTATTCAA TACAAAACGGACCTAGTAAGCGCATTCACCGAAAACGCCTTGCCTTACTTTGGGACGAAGCTCAAAACCATTACAGACAGAGTGTTCTCATTGGATGAAATTGCAGACGCCTATAGACACATGTTGGCCAATAAGAACATCGGAAAAATCTTACTGCGTGTGCACCAGGAGAAGCCAAGTACCGACCACAGTGAACTTTAG
- the LOC117296686 gene encoding quinone oxidoreductase PIG3-like isoform X2 translates to MATMKAPQFDECGGPEKLYIGDVARPEPGDDEILVKVFSSAINRADTLQLAGSYKSPPGANPILGLEAAGEVVRLGAGCSQWKLGDRVALLAPGGGNAEYVVVNEGHVMPIPSHVTMEEAGGLPEVWLTAYQLLHFVGHVKQGDRVLIHGGGSGVGTAAVQLVCLAGAEPIVTAGTKEKLDMAKSLGAVAGFNYKEVDFAEKVLEFTESKGVNLILDCVGGSHWEKNLRTIATEGTWVVYGLLGGASVEGAILGGLLRKRATIVGTTLRPRSIQYKTDLVSAFTENALPYFGTKLKTITDRVFSLDEIADAYRHMLANKNIGKILLRVHQEKPSTDHSEL, encoded by the exons ATGGCAACCATGAAAGCGCCGCAGTTTGACGAATGCGGTGGACCTGAGAAACTGTACATTGGTGACGTGGCTCGCCCAGAACCTGGCGATGACGAGATTTTGGTCAAAGTTTTCTCCTCAGCCATCAATCGTGCTGATACACTTCAG CTGGCTGGATCTTACAAGTCGCCCCCAGGAGCAAATCCCATCTTGGGTCTTGAGGCTGCTGGAGAAGTGGTCAGACTGGGTGCTGGCTGCTCCCAGTGGAAACTAG GTGACCGCGTGGCTCTTCTTGCACCAGGAGGAGGTAATGCAGAATATGTTGTCGTTAACGAAGGTCATGTGATGCCTATCCCGAGTCATGTGACTATGGAGGAGGCAGGTGGTCTCCCAGAGGTCTGGCTCACTGCTTACCAACTTCTTCATTTTGTGG GTCATGTCAAACAAGGGGATAGAGTGTTGATTCATGGTGGGGGAAGTGGAGTCGGAACTGCAGCTGTTCAGCTGGTCTGCTTAGCGGGAGCTGAACCCATCGTAACGGCAGGAACTAAAGAGAAGTTGGACATGGCCAAAAGTCTTGGGGCTGTCGCTGGCTTCAACTACAAGGAGGTGGACTTTGCTGAGAAAGTCTTAGAATTCACTGAGA GCAAAGGTGTAAACCTGATTCTGGACTGTGTCGGCGGAAGTCACTGGGAGAAAAACTTGCGCACAATAGCGACGGAGGGAACATGGGTGGTGTATGGGCTACTTGGAGGAGCAtcagtagagggcgctattcttGGTGGTTTACTCCGGAAGAGGGCGACGATTGTAGGGACAACGCTCAGGCCTAGAAGTATTCAA TACAAAACGGACCTAGTAAGCGCATTCACCGAAAACGCCTTGCCTTACTTTGGGACGAAGCTCAAAACCATTACAGACAGAGTGTTCTCATTGGATGAAATTGCAGACGCCTATAGACACATGTTGGCCAATAAGAACATCGGAAAAATCTTACTGCGTGTGCACCAGGAGAAGCCAAGTACCGACCACAGTGAACTTTAG